Proteins co-encoded in one Nitrospiraceae bacterium genomic window:
- the xerD gene encoding site-specific tyrosine recombinase XerD, with protein sequence MKILKDFLIYESAEKGLSKNTIESYAKDIESFQEFLSKRNRELDKFSKKDIIDFMNKLKNEDYSASSICRFISTIRGLCKYLLIERIIKEDPSESLQTPRKWERLPKALSVEDVMSLLDSKPDDTMFIRDSAMLELLYSSGLRVSELVCLKLENINFEAGFLRVIGKGSKERVVPVNSRALKKIKTYITELRPEILKKKQTDYLFVTSRGSAMTRQRFWQTIKKLGRKIGMDLSPHTLRHCFATHLLEGGADLRSVQKMLGHSDIATTQIYTKVTTDRIKKVYTKHHPRA encoded by the coding sequence ATGAAAATTTTAAAAGATTTTCTTATTTATGAATCAGCGGAAAAAGGCCTCTCTAAAAACACTATAGAGTCCTACGCAAAAGATATCGAGTCTTTTCAAGAGTTTCTTTCAAAGCGAAACAGAGAACTCGATAAATTTTCAAAAAAAGATATCATTGATTTCATGAATAAGCTTAAAAATGAGGATTATTCTGCTTCAAGCATATGCAGGTTCATATCTACTATCAGAGGTCTTTGTAAGTATCTGCTCATAGAAAGGATTATCAAGGAGGATCCTTCGGAAAGCCTCCAGACTCCGCGAAAATGGGAAAGACTGCCGAAGGCATTAAGTGTCGAGGATGTGATGTCCCTACTTGATTCAAAACCCGATGACACTATGTTTATCAGAGATTCTGCCATGCTTGAGCTTCTTTATTCATCAGGGCTCAGGGTAAGCGAGCTTGTTTGTCTTAAATTGGAGAACATAAATTTTGAGGCCGGATTCCTGCGTGTTATAGGCAAGGGATCAAAAGAGAGAGTTGTGCCTGTTAATTCCAGAGCGCTTAAAAAAATAAAAACATACATCACAGAACTCAGGCCTGAGATTCTGAAAAAGAAACAGACAGATTATCTGTTTGTTACATCAAGAGGCAGTGCAATGACAAGACAGAGATTCTGGCAGACAATTAAAAAATTAGGCAGAAAAATAGGAATGGATTTATCGCCTCATACCCTAAGACACTGTTTTGCTACGCATCTTCTTGAAGGAGGCGCTGACCTCAGGTCTGTGCAGAAGATGCTTGGACATTCAGATATAGCAACAACACAGATATACACTAAAGTCACAACAGACAGGATAAAGAAAGTCTATACAAAACATCACCCCAGGGCTTAA